Proteins encoded within one genomic window of Pectobacterium araliae:
- the copM gene encoding CopM family metallochaperone — MKKVHLLLTAALLVPFLSFAADSAHSGHGSANDASSSQQVYRKGMDAMHSEMMEGLKSSDPDIAFAKGMIAHHRGAIDMAKTELQYGKDPELRKLAEEIIKAQQPEIDQMEAWLKKQGKP, encoded by the coding sequence ATGAAGAAAGTCCATTTGTTATTAACGGCAGCGTTGCTGGTTCCGTTTCTCTCGTTTGCGGCCGACAGTGCGCATAGCGGCCATGGTTCTGCAAACGACGCGTCGTCGTCCCAACAGGTGTATAGGAAAGGGATGGATGCGATGCATAGTGAGATGATGGAAGGGCTGAAGTCTAGCGATCCTGATATTGCCTTCGCCAAAGGGATGATTGCGCATCACCGCGGCGCGATTGATATGGCGAAAACGGAATTGCAGTACGGTAAAGATCCTGAGTTGCGCAAGCTGGCGGAAGAGATTATCAAAGCCCAGCAGCCGGAGATCGACCAAATGGAAGCTTGGCTGAAGAAGCAGGGAAAACCGTAA
- a CDS encoding GGDEF domain-containing protein, with translation MNKDLMLKTKKFMPFLFLITLIVSCMGFRFRVLDELSLFWPANILVFCLMVSFRARKGTIKSKTLSICMGFLVSYVAMLLAALLMDNSSPLKTKVLLCLCNMVFVVTAWCAFCLMCRFTGKWSTFEKFSKYYVYIIFASTFLGALSSGVAYGFYAYIYDTGNRYDEFMDWFSEQLGTGIILAFFFLRGKDILRALRNIPLCPKHVRDNVFPFLVFIIFLLVSLFFLDASLITLSVIPLTLCAFNYSFPVMSLLCAITGVILNYLYINQVGILINSNSEAYINSFLTTARLNIAMLIMAMLSVSHFVSMNRRLIKIIESNSLKDALTNTFNRRAFLSMLNGKQGMLMNKKKRQLTLLFLDIDYFKQVNDTYGHACGDELIASFARMLSATIRPNDVLCRWGGEEFVIAAYDLTVEQSEAMAEALRRLTELTPLTQPDGREIHFTTSIGVAVFAQYEGGNIYDLIGLADEQLYKAKAQGRNRVCMRLVEEV, from the coding sequence ATGAATAAAGATTTGATGTTGAAAACTAAAAAATTCATGCCGTTTTTATTTCTGATTACCCTCATCGTGAGTTGTATGGGATTTCGATTTCGCGTGCTGGATGAGCTATCGCTATTTTGGCCCGCTAATATTTTAGTTTTTTGTCTCATGGTTAGCTTCAGGGCCAGAAAAGGGACGATAAAAAGTAAGACACTCTCTATCTGTATGGGTTTTTTGGTGAGTTATGTCGCGATGCTGTTAGCGGCGTTACTGATGGACAATAGCTCACCGTTAAAAACCAAGGTGCTATTGTGCCTGTGTAATATGGTCTTTGTGGTAACCGCCTGGTGCGCCTTTTGCCTGATGTGTCGGTTTACCGGAAAGTGGTCCACCTTTGAAAAATTCAGCAAATATTACGTCTATATTATTTTTGCCTCGACGTTTTTAGGTGCCTTGTCATCCGGTGTGGCATATGGGTTTTATGCCTATATCTACGATACGGGTAACCGCTATGACGAGTTTATGGACTGGTTCAGTGAGCAACTGGGAACCGGCATTATCCTCGCGTTCTTTTTCTTGCGGGGTAAAGACATTCTGCGGGCGTTGCGGAATATTCCGCTATGTCCTAAGCATGTCAGAGATAATGTTTTTCCTTTTCTCGTTTTTATTATTTTCCTCTTGGTGAGCCTATTTTTTCTGGATGCCAGCCTGATTACGCTATCTGTTATTCCGCTCACGCTGTGTGCATTCAACTACTCTTTCCCAGTAATGTCGTTGCTCTGTGCAATCACCGGAGTAATACTGAATTATCTCTATATTAATCAGGTCGGTATACTCATTAATTCAAATTCTGAAGCGTACATTAATTCGTTTCTCACCACGGCGCGGCTGAATATTGCGATGTTAATTATGGCGATGTTAAGCGTCTCTCATTTTGTCTCGATGAACCGGAGGCTGATTAAAATTATTGAAAGCAACAGCCTGAAGGATGCACTTACCAATACCTTCAATCGCCGTGCTTTCCTCAGCATGCTGAACGGAAAGCAGGGCATGCTGATGAATAAGAAAAAGCGCCAATTAACGCTGCTATTTCTGGATATCGATTATTTTAAGCAGGTTAATGATACCTATGGGCATGCCTGCGGTGATGAACTGATCGCCAGCTTTGCCCGTATGCTGAGTGCTACTATTCGTCCGAACGATGTTCTTTGCCGCTGGGGTGGAGAAGAGTTCGTGATTGCAGCTTATGACCTAACGGTTGAGCAGTCTGAAGCTATGGCTGAAGCGTTACGGCGTCTGACGGAATTAACCCCACTTACGCAGCCCGATGGGCGGGAAATCCATTTTACGACCAGTATTGGTGTTGCCGTGTTTGCCCAGTATGAGGGCGGTAATATTTATGATCTGATCGGGCTGGCGGACGAGCAACTGTATAAAGCGAAGGCGCAGGGGCGTAATCGTGTCTGCATGCGTCTGGTCGAGGAGGTTTGA
- a CDS encoding molybdopterin-dependent oxidoreductase — MFEDMMVGKIKACWIICTNPVATVSNRKNVIAELRAAELVITQDAFLDTETNRYADILLPGALWAAASITMLHNKQVKDLLVLLVNEWVFMQYHTIYIEYYSKK, encoded by the coding sequence ATGTTTGAAGACATGATGGTGGGTAAGATCAAAGCGTGTTGGATCATCTGTACGAATCCGGTGGCTACGGTTTCCAACCGCAAGAATGTGATCGCGGAGCTGCGAGCGGCTGAGCTGGTTATCACACAAGATGCGTTTCTCGATACCGAGACTAACCGCTATGCCGATATCCTGCTGCCCGGTGCACTGTGGGCGGCGGCAAGCATCACCATGCTGCACAATAAGCAGGTTAAAGATTTACTTGTTTTGTTGGTTAATGAATGGGTATTTATGCAATATCATACTATTTATATAGAGTATTACTCTAAAAAATAA
- a CDS encoding NADPH-dependent 2,4-dienoyl-CoA reductase, with amino-acid sequence MTAYPTLLAPLDLGFTTLKNRVVMGSMHTGLEEHPNGTERLAAFYRERALGGVGLIVTGGIAPNAKGAVARGDATLHDEAQLAHHQILTQAVHEAGGKIALQILHAGRYSYQPDPVAPSAIQAPINRFAPRAMSTQDIVQTINDFARCALLAQQAGYDGVEIMGSEGYLINQFLVARTNHRDDEWGGDFQRRCRFALEIVRAIREQTGPDFILIYRLSMLDLIEEGSSWQEIVQLAQAIEQAGATLINTGIGWHEARIPTIATLVPRGAFGWVTQKLMGKVRIPLITTNRINDPGVAEQLLAEGCADMVSMARPFLADAELVAKAQSGRADEINTCIGCNQACLDQIFAGKVTSCLVNPRACHETELPIKLARVSKRFAVVGAGPAGMAFAVNAATRGHQVTLFESSSYIGGQFNIAKQIPGKAEFYETLRYYRRQLELLGVTLRLSTQAAAADLLGFDDVILACGIMPRTPAIAGIDHPSVLSYLDVLRDKKPVGKRVAIIGAGGIGFDTAHYLLSDSRFLNEHHRLNTHASPAEQVDFYTQWGIDTQLQHRGGLLPHHSGELPHQRDITLLQRKSGKPGENLGKTTGWIHRTTLLRHGVAMLGGVEYRHIDDEGLHIIHDQQRRCLPVDNIIICAGQEPNRKLYDPLLAAGCHVHLIGGADVAQELDARRAIDQATRLALTL; translated from the coding sequence ATGACTGCCTACCCCACGCTGCTTGCCCCACTCGATCTTGGCTTCACCACGTTAAAGAACCGCGTAGTGATGGGATCCATGCATACCGGTCTGGAAGAACACCCAAACGGCACAGAAAGGCTGGCAGCATTTTACCGCGAGCGGGCACTGGGCGGCGTAGGTTTGATTGTTACAGGCGGTATTGCGCCAAACGCAAAGGGAGCCGTCGCCAGGGGGGACGCGACCCTACATGACGAGGCACAGCTTGCGCATCATCAGATACTTACGCAGGCGGTACACGAGGCCGGCGGGAAAATCGCGCTGCAAATTCTCCACGCCGGACGCTACAGCTATCAGCCCGATCCGGTTGCGCCATCCGCCATTCAGGCACCAATTAACCGCTTTGCGCCACGGGCAATGAGTACGCAGGATATTGTGCAAACCATCAACGACTTTGCTCGTTGCGCCCTGCTGGCGCAGCAGGCAGGTTACGATGGCGTGGAAATCATGGGCTCGGAAGGCTATCTGATTAATCAGTTTCTGGTGGCGCGCACAAATCATCGTGACGATGAATGGGGCGGTGATTTTCAACGCCGCTGCCGCTTTGCACTTGAGATTGTCCGTGCCATTCGGGAGCAAACAGGGCCTGACTTCATCCTGATTTACCGTTTATCCATGCTCGATCTGATAGAAGAAGGTTCAAGCTGGCAGGAAATTGTGCAACTGGCGCAGGCCATTGAGCAAGCGGGGGCGACGCTCATTAATACGGGTATCGGCTGGCATGAAGCACGCATTCCAACCATTGCGACGCTGGTGCCACGGGGTGCCTTCGGCTGGGTGACGCAGAAGCTGATGGGGAAAGTCCGTATCCCGCTAATTACCACCAATCGCATCAACGATCCCGGCGTGGCGGAACAGTTGCTGGCCGAGGGCTGTGCCGACATGGTATCGATGGCGCGCCCTTTTCTCGCCGATGCGGAACTGGTGGCAAAAGCGCAGTCGGGACGCGCCGATGAAATCAATACCTGCATCGGCTGCAATCAGGCCTGCCTCGATCAGATTTTCGCTGGTAAGGTCACTTCTTGTCTGGTTAACCCACGCGCCTGCCACGAAACTGAACTCCCTATCAAGCTTGCGCGAGTCAGTAAACGCTTTGCGGTGGTCGGCGCAGGGCCTGCTGGCATGGCCTTTGCCGTCAACGCCGCCACACGCGGCCATCAAGTCACGCTGTTTGAATCATCTTCCTATATCGGTGGACAGTTCAATATTGCCAAACAGATACCGGGCAAAGCGGAATTTTATGAAACGCTGCGCTACTACCGTCGGCAGCTCGAATTGCTTGGCGTCACGCTGCGTCTAAGTACGCAGGCAGCCGCCGCCGATTTACTCGGTTTTGATGACGTGATTCTGGCCTGTGGCATCATGCCGCGAACCCCTGCGATTGCAGGTATCGATCACCCAAGCGTACTGAGCTATCTGGACGTACTGCGCGACAAAAAGCCCGTCGGCAAGCGAGTGGCTATTATCGGCGCAGGCGGCATCGGATTTGATACCGCGCACTATCTGCTTAGCGATAGCCGCTTTCTTAACGAGCATCATCGTCTTAATACGCATGCCTCTCCGGCGGAACAAGTTGATTTCTATACGCAATGGGGTATCGATACACAGTTGCAACACCGGGGTGGCCTGCTGCCCCATCACTCTGGCGAACTTCCCCATCAACGGGACATTACCTTATTACAGCGAAAATCCGGCAAGCCCGGTGAAAATCTGGGGAAAACGACAGGCTGGATACATCGCACTACGCTGCTACGCCACGGGGTGGCAATGCTGGGCGGTGTGGAATATCGCCATATTGATGATGAAGGGCTGCATATTATCCACGACCAGCAACGACGCTGTTTGCCCGTGGATAACATCATTATCTGTGCAGGTCAGGAACCCAACCGTAAGCTGTATGACCCTTTACTGGCTGCTGGATGTCATGTTCACTTAATTGGCGGCGCCGATGTGGCACAAGAGTTGGACGCTCGCCGGGCGATCGATCAGGCTACCCGGCTGGCGTTAACGTTATAG
- a CDS encoding antA/AntB antirepressor family protein — protein sequence MKTKNMAVTGQEISYAENQESINFSELLPVTDGSINGKEIQSVRGRKLHEFLKVGRDFTNWIKGRIKQYGFVEGVDYVIVENLTSPKRASSKSRQRIEHDYILSLNMAKELSMVERNDQGKLARQYFIDCEERLRRVAPEEHQSALLNWRKNRVAACEDHKSMADAMKGYIERTGDKQHGFAYSNESLFLNDLVLGLHPRTWAKQKGIAIKQVRDHMNADQLALLAYLGNRDCALLDLDTPTITRKAKLTELAQRWLAKRLLEVSDAK from the coding sequence ATGAAAACTAAAAATATGGCCGTAACCGGTCAGGAGATTAGTTACGCTGAAAATCAGGAATCTATTAATTTTTCGGAACTGCTTCCTGTTACTGATGGCAGTATTAACGGTAAAGAAATTCAGTCAGTTCGTGGGCGAAAACTTCATGAGTTTTTAAAAGTTGGGCGTGACTTCACTAACTGGATTAAAGGCCGAATCAAGCAATACGGATTTGTTGAAGGGGTTGATTATGTAATTGTTGAGAATTTGACCTCGCCAAAACGGGCGAGCTCAAAATCTCGCCAGCGCATCGAACACGATTACATTCTCAGCCTGAATATGGCGAAAGAGCTTTCGATGGTCGAACGTAACGATCAGGGAAAGTTGGCCCGTCAGTATTTCATCGACTGTGAAGAACGTTTACGCCGTGTAGCGCCAGAGGAACACCAATCTGCCCTGCTGAACTGGCGAAAGAATCGCGTAGCAGCCTGTGAAGACCACAAAAGCATGGCCGATGCGATGAAAGGCTACATCGAGCGCACAGGAGACAAGCAGCACGGCTTTGCCTACAGCAATGAAAGTTTGTTCCTGAATGACCTTGTGCTGGGCTTACACCCGCGAACCTGGGCGAAACAGAAGGGTATCGCAATTAAGCAGGTGCGTGACCACATGAACGCTGACCAACTGGCGTTATTGGCTTATTTGGGAAATCGTGATTGTGCGTTGTTGGATTTGGATACTCCGACGATTACCCGCAAGGCGAAATTAACTGAACTGGCTCAGCGCTGGCTGGCTAAACGCCTGCTGGAGGTATCTGATGCTAAATAA
- a CDS encoding anaerobic sulfatase maturase, producing the protein MSQSIANFQLMAKPSGSVCNIDCSYCFYLEKEHLYPERKSRWKMDGDTLENYVRKNISSQQAPVVDFPWQGGEPTLLGIDFFREAVRLQNQYRGTKQINNFFQTNGTNIDDDWARFLKENQFLVGLSIDGDRISNDAHRLTRAGKSTFDDVMKGLEALKRHRVEFNTLTVVNAENVKRPLDVYQFLKRIGSRYMQFIPLVERRAAQPDDNGLVLIQPDFSGQCSVTEWSVPAKAYGRFLNTIFDHWVQHDLGNVFVMNFEQTLTKMTGQLSACIINETCGGNLIVEANGDVYSCDHFVYPENKLGNINQDDLASLVNSPQNLAFGENKRKNISKDCLNCEVKAVCHGGCPKHRFEISSDGRPNKNYFCDGFKTYLFHVLPRMNALLSQLRRQESMKKVRRNIKAEFY; encoded by the coding sequence ATGAGTCAATCTATTGCCAATTTTCAGTTGATGGCCAAGCCTTCAGGATCCGTGTGCAATATCGATTGCTCATACTGTTTTTATCTGGAGAAGGAACATCTGTACCCCGAACGCAAAAGTCGCTGGAAGATGGATGGTGACACGCTGGAAAACTATGTGCGAAAGAACATCAGTAGCCAGCAGGCACCCGTTGTTGATTTCCCGTGGCAAGGGGGTGAACCGACGCTGTTGGGCATCGATTTCTTCCGTGAAGCGGTGCGGCTGCAGAACCAATACCGTGGCACCAAGCAGATCAATAATTTCTTTCAGACCAATGGCACCAATATTGATGACGACTGGGCGCGCTTCCTGAAAGAAAACCAGTTCCTGGTGGGATTATCGATTGACGGTGACCGCATCAGCAATGATGCGCATCGCCTCACGCGGGCAGGGAAAAGCACCTTTGATGACGTGATGAAGGGGCTGGAGGCGCTGAAACGTCATCGGGTCGAGTTTAATACCCTGACGGTGGTGAATGCGGAAAACGTGAAACGCCCGCTGGATGTCTACCAGTTTCTTAAACGCATCGGCAGCCGCTACATGCAGTTCATTCCGCTGGTGGAGCGCCGCGCGGCTCAGCCGGATGACAACGGACTGGTGCTGATTCAACCGGATTTTTCAGGCCAGTGCAGTGTGACGGAGTGGTCAGTGCCCGCCAAAGCGTATGGCCGCTTCCTGAATACGATCTTTGACCATTGGGTTCAGCACGATTTGGGCAATGTGTTTGTCATGAACTTCGAACAAACGCTGACCAAAATGACCGGGCAGCTTAGCGCCTGCATCATCAATGAAACCTGCGGCGGCAACCTGATTGTTGAAGCGAATGGCGACGTGTATTCCTGCGACCATTTTGTTTATCCCGAAAATAAGCTCGGCAATATTAATCAGGACGATCTGGCGTCGCTGGTGAATTCGCCGCAAAACCTCGCCTTTGGCGAAAATAAGCGAAAAAACATCAGCAAAGATTGCCTGAACTGTGAAGTGAAAGCAGTTTGTCATGGCGGCTGCCCGAAGCATCGGTTTGAAATTTCCAGCGATGGGCGACCGAATAAAAACTATTTCTGTGATGGTTTTAAAACGTACCTATTTCATGTTTTACCACGTATGAATGCCTTGCTCTCTCAATTGAGACGCCAGGAATCGATGAAGAAAGTAAGAAGGAATATAAAAGCAGAATTTTATTAA
- a CDS encoding site-specific integrase, translating into MKSFKFTKAGISALAPSPDGARLEFRDTVVNGLILRVGATGVKSFCIARKREGKFIRATLGRFPDLSIDSARAKALELLGEVATSGRNPNDIKRVKAKSSVTLEDALNTYVQNRGHRLKKATEHQYRAILNNFSGDWMKQPMANISRDRVENRHKAITEGSVWFGVDKSTLRSGVGSGSTAQADLWARALRAVYRFSYDHYRDEEGKTLLPDPPTMVLSTKRQWHGTTRKTDRIRTHDLGRWLKAVDLVRVRAEETRDDVAVAMCDAIDTALFTGLRRSEVFGLTWDRVNMGGRYFWIDTTKNGDPLELPITETLLKIFRRRLRTKGEKDIQVFPGRSGGVIQEPRRVIARIVAATVPEPNLDNLPAIEFRCHDARRTFGTVAELAGVGSYILKRLMNHRTMRSADVTQGYLHFGADELQEPAKKIEHAILEHAGLVERKKGIDANLMMALVPLSDEEKRQLIFELTNRYGMISK; encoded by the coding sequence ATGAAATCCTTCAAATTTACGAAAGCAGGAATATCTGCATTAGCTCCTAGCCCAGACGGTGCACGGCTTGAGTTCAGGGATACCGTAGTGAATGGGTTGATATTGCGTGTTGGTGCTACGGGCGTGAAGAGCTTTTGCATAGCGCGTAAACGCGAGGGCAAGTTCATTCGGGCTACGTTGGGACGCTTCCCTGATTTATCTATCGATAGTGCCAGAGCAAAAGCGTTAGAGCTGCTTGGCGAGGTGGCGACCAGCGGCAGAAATCCAAACGATATAAAGCGAGTAAAAGCCAAGAGTTCAGTGACATTAGAAGACGCTCTTAATACTTATGTACAGAATCGGGGGCACCGACTTAAAAAAGCGACTGAGCATCAGTACCGGGCAATCCTCAATAATTTCTCTGGCGATTGGATGAAACAACCGATGGCGAATATCAGCCGTGACAGGGTGGAGAACCGCCATAAGGCAATTACTGAAGGCTCGGTGTGGTTTGGAGTGGACAAAAGCACTCTACGTTCTGGTGTTGGTTCTGGAAGTACCGCACAAGCTGATTTATGGGCGCGAGCATTACGCGCTGTCTACCGTTTTTCGTATGACCATTACCGGGATGAAGAAGGGAAAACGTTGCTTCCCGATCCGCCTACGATGGTACTGAGCACTAAACGCCAGTGGCACGGAACGACGAGAAAAACAGATCGCATCCGTACTCACGATTTGGGGCGGTGGTTAAAAGCTGTTGATCTTGTCAGAGTTAGGGCAGAAGAAACAAGGGATGATGTTGCTGTGGCTATGTGTGATGCGATAGACACGGCCTTATTTACTGGGCTACGTCGCTCTGAGGTTTTTGGGCTTACCTGGGACAGGGTAAATATGGGAGGTCGTTATTTTTGGATTGATACCACTAAGAACGGCGACCCTTTGGAGTTGCCCATAACCGAAACCTTGCTAAAAATATTTCGGCGTCGTCTCAGAACAAAGGGAGAAAAAGATATACAGGTTTTTCCTGGGCGAAGTGGTGGGGTAATTCAGGAACCGCGCAGGGTGATTGCTCGTATTGTAGCGGCAACGGTGCCAGAACCGAATCTGGATAACCTACCGGCTATCGAATTCAGGTGCCACGATGCCCGTAGAACCTTTGGCACAGTGGCAGAGCTGGCGGGTGTTGGCTCATATATTCTTAAGCGGCTCATGAATCATCGCACCATGCGTAGCGCTGACGTAACACAAGGATATTTGCATTTTGGGGCCGATGAATTGCAAGAGCCCGCGAAGAAAATAGAACATGCCATTTTAGAGCATGCAGGGCTGGTGGAACGTAAAAAAGGAATAGACGCGAATTTAATGATGGCGCTGGTTCCATTAAGTGACGAAGAAAAACGCCAACTAATTTTTGAATTGACAAATAGATATGGGATGATTTCAAAATAA
- the spy gene encoding ATP-independent periplasmic protein-refolding chaperone Spy: MRKLTAMLVASSLALGAAGLAHANDAPKGPASEHKMMMKEGREHRGMMGPDTMFKELNLTEAQKQQIKDIIKDSREKMHKAMQDDRRDMHSLVASETFDAAKAQAQLDKADAAHKARMLNGLETQNKIYNVLTSEQKKQYNDSFEKRLTQPQKPDGKRTSAE; the protein is encoded by the coding sequence ATGCGTAAACTCACTGCAATGCTGGTTGCTTCTTCTTTGGCATTGGGCGCGGCAGGTCTCGCGCATGCTAATGACGCACCGAAAGGCCCGGCCTCAGAACACAAAATGATGATGAAAGAGGGTCGTGAGCACCGTGGCATGATGGGGCCGGATACGATGTTTAAAGAGCTGAATTTGACGGAAGCGCAGAAACAGCAAATTAAAGACATCATTAAGGATTCACGCGAGAAAATGCATAAAGCGATGCAGGACGATCGTCGTGACATGCATAGCCTGGTCGCCTCAGAGACGTTTGATGCCGCAAAAGCGCAGGCGCAGTTGGATAAAGCGGACGCGGCACACAAGGCCAGAATGCTTAATGGGCTGGAAACCCAAAACAAAATTTATAATGTTCTGACGTCAGAGCAGAAGAAACAGTACAACGACAGCTTTGAAAAGCGGCTGACTCAACCGCAAAAGCCTGATGGCAAGCGAACCTCTGCGGAATAA
- a CDS encoding helix-turn-helix domain-containing protein: MQIVKSRLTRKEAAEYIGVSPQTLANWACSGRECIPFYKVGKKKVIYHKSDLDAYLVSVRQTQTL, encoded by the coding sequence ATGCAAATAGTCAAATCCCGCCTTACCCGCAAAGAAGCTGCCGAATATATCGGTGTCAGTCCTCAGACTTTAGCTAACTGGGCTTGTTCTGGTCGTGAGTGTATCCCGTTCTACAAGGTAGGTAAGAAAAAAGTTATCTATCACAAATCAGATTTGGATGCTTACTTGGTTTCTGTACGTCAAACACAAACATTGTGA
- a CDS encoding DUF4222 domain-containing protein: MRQPQPNDRYQGKNGQCVTVRTNAFNRVTFVRDGYSAECVYPDNRFLAEFVFMEGAKHDQPSNV, translated from the coding sequence ATGCGCCAGCCTCAACCAAATGATCGCTATCAGGGCAAAAACGGCCAATGCGTCACTGTCAGGACGAATGCTTTTAACCGTGTAACGTTTGTGCGTGATGGTTATTCAGCGGAGTGTGTTTATCCCGATAACCGCTTTCTTGCCGAATTTGTTTTTATGGAAGGGGCCAAACATGATCAGCCAAGTAACGTTTAA
- a CDS encoding host cell division inhibitor Icd-like protein, with product MLNKTKAAMPGRPCHCTKLKHIQDNTLIDQVNGRNDHSVPAQFCALLVKQASEFSREQKFFDFSKPWQEYIWFRIVFISEFTVLDIPIVIGRNEDLITYWIGVTCLICVDYEGREFDIHLVDSLFSGKAILRHYSVSPLAGCLLCLRWRRLISPLAAAMRKPAVLSSDSLTLSINSKSSSGSLTETCSDLLFLLPVAITESPYIWWCSVCLIKNSNQVLTWCSPANILVVFTLLELVSKTTKPGSALTLTGPLTTNVMETNAMAMPKCTQTHPKFTWRFLALNRHDKKAKPCRLSVDAETECEARRILAPHFILSFAARLPLAGMVEIAMPICVVETETQEVRHV from the coding sequence ATGCTAAATAAAACAAAAGCGGCCATGCCGGGCCGCCCATGTCACTGCACAAAATTAAAGCATATTCAGGATAACACGCTGATCGATCAGGTCAATGGGCGAAATGACCATTCAGTACCAGCGCAATTTTGCGCTTTGCTTGTAAAGCAAGCATCTGAGTTTTCAAGAGAGCAAAAATTCTTTGATTTTTCTAAGCCGTGGCAAGAATACATCTGGTTTCGAATAGTCTTTATATCCGAATTCACCGTGCTCGATATACCTATCGTCATCGGCAGAAACGAAGATTTGATAACTTATTGGATCGGTGTCACATGCCTTATCTGCGTTGACTACGAAGGGAGAGAGTTCGACATTCATTTGGTCGATAGCTTGTTCTCTGGTAAAGCGATTCTTAGGCATTACTCAGTATCCCCATTGGCTGGTTGTTTGCTCTGTCTACGCTGGCGGCGTTTGATCTCACCCTTGGCGGCGGCAATGAGAAAACCTGCTGTACTCTCGTCGGATTCTTTGACGCTTTCGATTAATTCCAAGTCTTCCAGTGGGAGCCTGACTGAGACTTGCAGTGATTTGTTATTCCTTCTACCCGTTGCCATTACTGAATCTCCGTACATTTGGTGGTGTTCAGTATGCCTGATAAAAAACTCAAATCAAGTATTGACGTGGTGTTCACCTGCTAATATATTGGTGGTGTTCACCTTGCTTGAGTTAGTGAGCAAAACAACGAAGCCCGGCAGTGCGCTAACACTAACCGGGCCTCTAACCACAAACGTTATGGAGACTAACGCTATGGCTATGCCGAAGTGTACCCAAACTCACCCTAAATTTACATGGCGCTTTCTTGCTCTTAATCGCCACGACAAGAAGGCCAAGCCTTGCCGCCTGTCCGTTGATGCTGAAACTGAATGTGAAGCCCGCCGCATTCTGGCCCCTCACTTCATCCTCTCTTTTGCTGCACGCCTTCCATTGGCGGGTATGGTGGAAATCGCCATGCCTATCTGTGTTGTTGAAACCGAAACGCAGGAGGTGCGCCATGTTTGA